The DNA sequence GCGCACCTCAGCGACCGCCAGGGAATCGTGATCCACGAGCGCCACCCGCGTTTGCACCGGTTCTCCGTTCATGACCTGTTGCACGAAAAACTCCGCTAGATCGGACTTCGGGTCCGGAAACACAGGTTCGATCGCACGATCCGGGCCACCGAGATCGGACCAGTTGTGGATCTTGCCCAAATAGATGCGTTTGAGATCGTCCAGGGCCAGGTTCTCCACCGGATTGGCCGCATGGACGATCACCACCACCGCGTCTTTGGCAAATCGATAACCTTCCAGCTCCAGTCCGCCCCGAGCGGCCGCGGATCGCTCCTCGGTCTCGAGCTCCCGGGAGATCACCGCCAAGTCGCTCTCCGCGGCGAACAATGCCCGGATCGCCTCACCCGATGGGCGCGTCGTCACCTGTATCCTGGCCTCCGGGTAGAGCTTCTCGAAGGCGCTCTTCTCCCGATCGATGATCGTCCTGGCTTCCGCCGCGCTGGCCACCGAGATACGCCCCGAGGTCAGCGAATCTTCCACCGGCGCCGGATTCGACTTGGAGGAACAGCCCTGGATCCAGGCGGCGATGAGCAAAAGCCAGACGGAATGGAGACGCAGACGACGGCGCCCACCCGAGCCCGGGAAGTCGAAGTGCGCGAAGTCTAGAAATGACATGAGGTCGATGTCAATCCGTCGCCTCGAAGGAAGCCCGGGAAAGGGCCGGACGGTAGGCGGCGTCTCGAGACCTGTCAAGAAACAGCGGGGCCTCTGGCCTGGTGAAGTTTGCTTGCCACACATCGCGGCGATGCATAGACTGCCCGGCCGAGTCGGTGGTTCCCGGTTTTCGTTTGTTCGGGAGTCCAGAGGTAACTCACGTCTCATCCTTGTCGCCAGTCATCTCGCTCGTGCGTGGGCTGCCGTTCGCCTCTCGCTGGGGCAGATCTGGGCTCCCCTGATTACAAGGCCGCGCTTCAGATCGTCGCGCGCTCATCGCGACGGCTGTAATAGGAACCCCGGTGTCCGCGGCTTTCGTGGCGCCGGGGTTCTCCCTTTTCCCCTCCTTTCGAGGCCGCCGCGCATGACCAGGCGATCGAGCCCGAATCGTCGAACGCCTCAACCCGCGCGAAAAGAGCCGGCGCCTTCTCATGCCACCGCCGCGCCGTTCCGATGGCCCACGCTCGGCGACCTGCTCGACCCCCGCGCGCCTTACCTGATCCCTGCCGCTCTGCTCCTGATCACTCGCATCGGTCTCGCGCTGTACATCCCGTTCGCGGCGGAAGACGCCTACATCACCTTCCGCTACGCGCGGAACTTCGCCAACGGATTCGGGCTCGTCTTCAATCCCGGCGAGCACGTGTTCGGCTTCTCCTCGCCGCTCTGGACTTTGTGGCTCGCGGTGGGCATCAAGCTCGGCGCTCCGCCGGTGCCGTGGGCTCGCCTCTCCACGCTGGCATTGGAGGTCGTCGCCCTCGTCGTCGTGACCACCATGCTGCGGCGCGCGTTCGGCAACCGCTCGGCGTGGTGCTTCGCCTTCTTCTTCGCGGTCTGGCCGTACTTCGGGGCCGCATCGGTGTCGGGCATGGAGAACCAGGCGATGATCGGCCTCATGGCGCTGGCTGCGGCGTGGTGCGGCGCGAAGAATCCCTTGTCCGGCCTGGCACTCGCCGCCCTCGCGCTCATGAGACCCGAAGGGATGGTGGCGAGCGCCATCGTGGCCGGCTGGGCGCGCTGGCGCGATCGATGGATCGCCATCGGACTGGTCGGAGCGGCGGTGATTGCGCTCGCGGTCTACTTCGGCAGTCCGATCCCGCAGAGCCTCATCGCCAAGTCCCAGATCTACGGAACCCCGGGACCGTGGGCCGGACGGCACTGGTGGGAATGGATGTCCCCGTTCACGTTGTTCCGATTCCCCCAGATCAGCGACACCGGCCATCTCTTCCTGCTGGCCGTCGTCGCGGCGCCCTCGGCATGGATCGGCGCCCGGGCGCTGTGGACGGAGCGATCGCAGCCGTTGGCGAGCTTCATCGCCGCGGGGCTCGCGGTGTGGCTCGGATACTCGCTGCTCGGAGTCGCGTACTTCTGGTGGTACCTGGCCGTGCCCCTGGCGGCGCTCGGAGCGCTGGCGGCGGTCGGGTTCCCGCGCGTGTCTCATGGGCGCGCGCTGGAGATCAGCACGGGGCTCCTCGTCGCCGGACTGTGGACCGTGGTGCCCAATCTCTATCTGGGCCGTGCGCAGTCCGAGTACCTCGGCTTCGGAAGAGTCGCCAACTTCCTCCGGGAGCGTGCGCAACCGGGGGCGAAGGTCTTTCTCGAACCGATCGGGATGGTGGGCTTCAATGCCCCGGTCCAGATCGTCGACGAGGTCGGGCTCGTATCGCCGCAGGTGGCCGCGCGCCGCATGCAGGGTCCCGGCTGGTATGCCGACGTCGTGAGCCGGGAGCGTCCGGACTGGCTGGTGGTGCGGCGCGGAGTCGTGACCGGGGGCCAGGCGTTCGCCGGCGCGGGCGCACCATTCCGGAGTGCGGAGGAGCGGGCGGCGGTGTTCGGCGCTTACACGACCGAAGCCGTGGCAGACACGGTTGCCGGCGCCAACATGCTCCTGGTGATGAGCCGGCGCCGCTGACGCGGCGCGGTCAGGGCTTCAGCCGGTAGAGCATGCGCGGGAATGGAATCGTCTCGCGCACGTGCTCGAGCCCCGCGATCCACGCGAGCGTTCGCTCCACGCCGATCCCGAAACCCGAGTGCGGGACCGTGCCGTAGCGGCGCAGGTCCTTGTACCACTCGAAGGCTTCCTGCGGCAGGCCATGCTCTTCGATGCGCCGGGTGAGCAGCTCGAGCGACGCCATGCGCTGGCCACCGCCGATGATCTCGCCGTAGCCCTCCGGCGCCAGACAGTCGCACGACAGACAGAGCCGGGGATCGCCGGGGTCGGGCTCCATGTAGAACG is a window from the Candidatus Eisenbacteria bacterium genome containing:
- a CDS encoding substrate-binding domain-containing protein is translated as MSFLDFAHFDFPGSGGRRRLRLHSVWLLLIAAWIQGCSSKSNPAPVEDSLTSGRISVASAAEARTIIDREKSAFEKLYPEARIQVTTRPSGEAIRALFAAESDLAVISRELETEERSAAARGGLELEGYRFAKDAVVVIVHAANPVENLALDDLKRIYLGKIHNWSDLGGPDRAIEPVFPDPKSDLAEFFVQQVMNGEPVQTRVALVDHDSLAVAEVRARPGGVGFVSLAWAEHGAKTLRVSALTGLPYWKPDLEAVYDGDYPLTRALSFYVRSNGPRVAHGLITYVTSSDGQRIVHEAGLLPTSVPVRFVRRSPLKGAH